One Denticeps clupeoides chromosome 3, fDenClu1.1, whole genome shotgun sequence DNA window includes the following coding sequences:
- the aff1 gene encoding AF4/FMR2 family member 1 isoform X2, which yields MKRGTSYGAGNGSGETRRHIRSASCTQRTRRFLGPLTRSTKAMSSPIALDRCWVIMKTEPSDSDHHDTDDKDSPERCSLTHEPRGSSRMDVSHMDSQKESNSQGSEATCLPSQTFSLPSKLNLVMPQKPTAYVRPLDGPDQVTSESPDLKPSPDFCGQSYENLPELKSTTKPSLSQLKIPQQSLETLSNEVQCVEEILREMTRFCPPLLTAINTPSTAEPPKFNFPVKEPQHVHTGFSIPKYCSPKSPLASCPQELSVAPDCSTAQPAHSSGGETASSSESESSSDSDSESSESGGEEREGVAPPARSSLPPAKNEGPADIDWQLGRWLKEPQPSLNVETQSEVLHNLNPASKPQEEVITPSNYYSSHTPHVRPVPSDAEVKSRSTSQHCGLKSPKPVENLSRKNIGNKQPSKTSKATRQENCHAGLQVESVEVAQQDKEIAFKDPPKVKTKADHRTSANKVSNEKPTKRNLSDKKKTKEIVPKTTALFKDGDNPAPSSPVQVPPPRAKTSSVHASSHPKLSKKHGGHSPVREGKSGAPPKTQASSPHSLVVKINLSFLSRVPQQPSAPRTEKKVSHSDDISTKAGKKRPAEKSNKSVPRKRLKLDKESKPPPSLVSAQLDSTKPAVPKGSPEQKERRKKKKKKQEKEKGLPADTQAQATESVKGSKHKPSLGEPPGFRGPEEGGDSTLKHKKSSGKRSEQNKTGKKAPKGSFAVPESAQPSCAPAHHRALLRCDERQNSVEYHMNEAKKLKHKADAMSDKVSKAFKYLEAAMSFVESGIAMESDPHTPKSAYTMFSETVDLIRFILKLKNFLDPAAPATEREFAVLCMKCQSLLQMAMFRYKREAALKYSRTLTDHFKSSKSAQAPSPCISKSMGTPSPISPLPSPASSASSSQSSSHSLAGSASTTSIPQVIQQVASSYVNITTLFLNAHDTWEQAIELAQRGSGLLLAVDSTSGPLSLTSSVSTMARYTREGLHCLRLSTQQTH from the exons ATGAAGAGAGGAACCTCCTACGGCGCAGGGAATGGGAGCGGCGAAACCAGGAGGCACATCAGGAGCGCGAGCTGTACCCAGAGAACGCGCCGCTTTTTGGGGCCCCTTACAAG atcAACAAAGGCGATGAGCTCTCCAATCGCATTAGACAGATGCTGGGTAATTATGAAGAC CGAGCCCAGCGACTCAGATCATCATGACACCGATGACAAGGACAGCCCTGAACGCTGTAGTTTGACCCACGAACCCCGTGGATCCTCCAGAATGGATGTGTCTCACATGGACTCCCAGAAAGAGAGTAATTCCCAGGGCAGTGAGGCCACCTGCCTTCCATCGCAGACCTTCTCTCTGCCATCCAAGCTCAACCTAGTCATGCCCCAGAAGCCGACTGCATATGTACGGCCTTTAGATGGGCCGGACCAGGTGACCAGTGAGTCGCCAGATTTGAAACCCTCGCCGGACTTCTGTGGCCAGTCTTACGAGAACTTGCCTGAACTTAAGAGCACCACCAAGCCAAGTCTCTCTCAGCTAAAGATACCACAACAGTCACTGGAG ACTCTGTCGAATGAGGTCCAGTGTGTGGAGGAGATCCTGAGG GAAATGACCCGCTTCTGCCCGCCGCTCCTCACCGCCATCAACACACCCAGCACTGCCGAGCCTCCGAAGTTCAACTTCCCTGtcaag GAACCACAGCATGTCCACACTGGCTTTTCAATACCAA AATACTGCTCACCAAAATCTCCACTGGCGTCCTGTCCACAGGAATTATC TGTGGCTCCAGACTGCAGCACCGCCCAGCCTGCACACTCCAGCGGTGGAGAGACGGCCAGCTCCAGCGAATCAGAGAGCAGCTCAGACTCCGACAGTGAGAGTAGCGAAAGTGGCGGGGAAGAGCGAGAGGGAGTTGCTCCCCCAGCCAGGAGCAGCCTTCCTCCTGCCAAG AATGAAGGTCCTGCTGACATTGATTGGCAGTTGGGCCGCTGGCTGAAAGAGCCTCAGCCCAGCCTGAATGTGGAGACACAGTCAGAGGTGCTCCACAACCTCAACCCTGCATCCAAACCCCAGGAGGAGGTCATTACGCCATCCAACTACTACAGTTCTCACACTCCACATGTACGGCCGGTGCCCAGCGATGCTGAGGTGAAGTCACGGAGCACAAGCCAACACTGTGGCCTCAAATCTCCCAAGCCTGTTGAAAACTTGTCCAGGAAAAACATAGGCAACAAGCAGCCGAGCAAAACCTCTAAAGCCACTCGGCAGGAGAACTGCCATGCTGGGCTGCAGGTAGAGAGTGTTGAGGTGGCACAACAGGACAAAGAAATTGCTTTTAAGGATCCACCAAAAGTCAAGACGAAAGCAGACCATAGGACATCCGCCAACAAAGTGTCAAATGAGAAGCCAACCAAGCGCAACTTGTCtgacaaaaagaaaactaaagaGATTGTTCCTAAGACCACAGCTCTTTTCAAAGATGGGGACAATCCTGCACCTTCCAGCCCTGTCCAGGTTCCTCCACCACGGGCCAAAACCAGCAGCGTTCATGCTAGCAGCCACCCCAAACTCTCCAAAAAACATGGGGGTCACTCGCCTGTGCGAGAAGGCAAAAGTGGCGCTCCTCCTAAGACTCAAGCGAGTTCTCCACACTCCCTTGTGGTGAAGATCAACCTCAGCTTCCTCTCTAGAGTCCCACAGCAGCCCTCTGCACCCAGGACAGAGAAGAAGGTGTCGCACAGTGACGACATTTCCACTAAAGCTGGCAAAAAGAGACCA GCGGAGAAGAGTAACAAATCTGTGCCTAGGAAACGGTTAAAACTGGACAAAGAGAGCAAGCCACCCCCCTCGCTCGTCTCAGCCCAACTGGACTCCACAAAACCAGC GGTTCCCAAAGGCAGTCCAGAGCaaaaggagaggaggaagaagaagaaaaagaagcaggAGAAGGAAAAGGGCCTTCCAGCTGACACTCAGGCCCAGGCAACAGAGTCTGTGAAGGGGTCAAAGCACAAACCAAGTCTGGGTGAACCTCCAGGCTTCAGAGGACCAGAGGAGGGTGGGGACTCCACGCTCAAGCACAAGAAGAGCTCAGGAAAACGATCTGAGCAGAACAAGACTGGCAAG AAGGCACCAAAGGGCAGCTTTGCAGTACCGGAGTCGGCCCAGCCCTCGTGTGCCCCAGCTCATCACAGAGCCCTGCTTAGATGTGATGAGAG ACAAAATTCTGTGGAGTATCACATGAACGAAGCCAAGAAACTGAAGCACAAAGCTGATGCCATG TCAGATAAAGTTTCCAAAGCCTTCAAGTACCTGGAGGCTGCCATGTCCTTCGTGGAGAGTGGCATTGCCATGGAGTCAGATCCCCACACACCAAAATCAGCTTACACCATGTTCTCTGAAACTGTGGACCTTATCAG atTTATACTAAAGCTGAAAAACTTTCTCGACCCAGCGGCTCCTGCCACCGAGAGAGAGTTTGCAGTTTTATG tATGAAGTGCCAGTCCCTTCTGCAAATGGCCATGTTTCGCTACAAAAGAGAAGCAGCACTTAAGTACTCCAGAACACTCACAGATCATTTCAAG agCTCCAAGTCTGCTCAGGCTCCTTCCCCCTGCATCTCAAA AAGTATGGGCACACCCTCCCCCATCTCTCCCCTGCCTTCCCCAGCCAGCTCGGCCAGCTCCAGCCAAAGCTCCAGCCACAGCTTGGCAGGGTCAGCGAGCACTACGTCAATACCCCAGGTCATCCAGCAGGTGGCGTCATCCTACGTCAACATCACCACACTCTTCCTAAATGCCCATGACACCTGGGAACAGGCCATAGAGCTGGCACAGAGAGGCAGTG ggCTGTTGTTGGCGGTGGACTCTACTTCGGGCCCATTGAGCCTGACCTCCAGCGTGAGTACAATGGCTCGTTACACACGGGAGGGTCTACACTGCCTCAGACTGAGCACCCAGCAGACCCACTGA
- the aff1 gene encoding AF4/FMR2 family member 1 isoform X1, translated as MASQSSSHNEERNLLRRREWERRNQEAHQERELYPENAPLFGAPYKINKGDELSNRIRQMLGNYEDVSIANQSHDPMPKDLPPPVIYGRPGRPSHPDRSNPPIQNSSLYCSMQTAPLSHTSSQPSKKVSVPDHASLSSTYAHPSSSHDQMSPDARERESDSWPNMNDCAGLPPVLPALSPPADPLSPLHSSEPSDSDHHDTDDKDSPERCSLTHEPRGSSRMDVSHMDSQKESNSQGSEATCLPSQTFSLPSKLNLVMPQKPTAYVRPLDGPDQVTSESPDLKPSPDFCGQSYENLPELKSTTKPSLSQLKIPQQSLETLSNEVQCVEEILREMTRFCPPLLTAINTPSTAEPPKFNFPVKEPQHVHTGFSIPKYCSPKSPLASCPQELSVAPDCSTAQPAHSSGGETASSSESESSSDSDSESSESGGEEREGVAPPARSSLPPAKNEGPADIDWQLGRWLKEPQPSLNVETQSEVLHNLNPASKPQEEVITPSNYYSSHTPHVRPVPSDAEVKSRSTSQHCGLKSPKPVENLSRKNIGNKQPSKTSKATRQENCHAGLQVESVEVAQQDKEIAFKDPPKVKTKADHRTSANKVSNEKPTKRNLSDKKKTKEIVPKTTALFKDGDNPAPSSPVQVPPPRAKTSSVHASSHPKLSKKHGGHSPVREGKSGAPPKTQASSPHSLVVKINLSFLSRVPQQPSAPRTEKKVSHSDDISTKAGKKRPAEKSNKSVPRKRLKLDKESKPPPSLVSAQLDSTKPAVPKGSPEQKERRKKKKKKQEKEKGLPADTQAQATESVKGSKHKPSLGEPPGFRGPEEGGDSTLKHKKSSGKRSEQNKTGKKAPKGSFAVPESAQPSCAPAHHRALLRCDERQNSVEYHMNEAKKLKHKADAMSDKVSKAFKYLEAAMSFVESGIAMESDPHTPKSAYTMFSETVDLIRFILKLKNFLDPAAPATEREFAVLCMKCQSLLQMAMFRYKREAALKYSRTLTDHFKSSKSAQAPSPCISKSMGTPSPISPLPSPASSASSSQSSSHSLAGSASTTSIPQVIQQVASSYVNITTLFLNAHDTWEQAIELAQRGSGLLLAVDSTSGPLSLTSSVSTMARYTREGLHCLRLSTQQTH; from the exons CTCGCACAATGAAGAGAGGAACCTCCTACGGCGCAGGGAATGGGAGCGGCGAAACCAGGAGGCACATCAGGAGCGCGAGCTGTACCCAGAGAACGCGCCGCTTTTTGGGGCCCCTTACAAG atcAACAAAGGCGATGAGCTCTCCAATCGCATTAGACAGATGCTGGGTAATTATGAAGACGTGAGCATCGCAAACCAAAGCCATGACCCCATGCCCAAAGACCTGCCCCCTCCAGTAATCTATGGCAGGCCTGGTCGGCCCTCTCATCCAGACAGGTCCAACCCTCCAATCCAGAACTCTTCCCTTTATTGTAGTATGCAGACCGCCCCCCTCAGCCACACCTCCTCACAACCATCAAAGAAGGTCTCTGTCCCCGATCACGCCTCGCTGTCTTCCACGTACGCTCATCCCTCCTCGAGTCATGACCAGATGAGCCCAGATGCCCGTGAGAGGGAAAGTGACTCATGGCCAAACATGAACGACTGTGCCGGCTTACCTCCAGTACTCCCTGCTCTTTCGCCACCAGCTGACCCCCTTTCTCCATTACATTCCAGCGAGCCCAGCGACTCAGATCATCATGACACCGATGACAAGGACAGCCCTGAACGCTGTAGTTTGACCCACGAACCCCGTGGATCCTCCAGAATGGATGTGTCTCACATGGACTCCCAGAAAGAGAGTAATTCCCAGGGCAGTGAGGCCACCTGCCTTCCATCGCAGACCTTCTCTCTGCCATCCAAGCTCAACCTAGTCATGCCCCAGAAGCCGACTGCATATGTACGGCCTTTAGATGGGCCGGACCAGGTGACCAGTGAGTCGCCAGATTTGAAACCCTCGCCGGACTTCTGTGGCCAGTCTTACGAGAACTTGCCTGAACTTAAGAGCACCACCAAGCCAAGTCTCTCTCAGCTAAAGATACCACAACAGTCACTGGAG ACTCTGTCGAATGAGGTCCAGTGTGTGGAGGAGATCCTGAGG GAAATGACCCGCTTCTGCCCGCCGCTCCTCACCGCCATCAACACACCCAGCACTGCCGAGCCTCCGAAGTTCAACTTCCCTGtcaag GAACCACAGCATGTCCACACTGGCTTTTCAATACCAA AATACTGCTCACCAAAATCTCCACTGGCGTCCTGTCCACAGGAATTATC TGTGGCTCCAGACTGCAGCACCGCCCAGCCTGCACACTCCAGCGGTGGAGAGACGGCCAGCTCCAGCGAATCAGAGAGCAGCTCAGACTCCGACAGTGAGAGTAGCGAAAGTGGCGGGGAAGAGCGAGAGGGAGTTGCTCCCCCAGCCAGGAGCAGCCTTCCTCCTGCCAAG AATGAAGGTCCTGCTGACATTGATTGGCAGTTGGGCCGCTGGCTGAAAGAGCCTCAGCCCAGCCTGAATGTGGAGACACAGTCAGAGGTGCTCCACAACCTCAACCCTGCATCCAAACCCCAGGAGGAGGTCATTACGCCATCCAACTACTACAGTTCTCACACTCCACATGTACGGCCGGTGCCCAGCGATGCTGAGGTGAAGTCACGGAGCACAAGCCAACACTGTGGCCTCAAATCTCCCAAGCCTGTTGAAAACTTGTCCAGGAAAAACATAGGCAACAAGCAGCCGAGCAAAACCTCTAAAGCCACTCGGCAGGAGAACTGCCATGCTGGGCTGCAGGTAGAGAGTGTTGAGGTGGCACAACAGGACAAAGAAATTGCTTTTAAGGATCCACCAAAAGTCAAGACGAAAGCAGACCATAGGACATCCGCCAACAAAGTGTCAAATGAGAAGCCAACCAAGCGCAACTTGTCtgacaaaaagaaaactaaagaGATTGTTCCTAAGACCACAGCTCTTTTCAAAGATGGGGACAATCCTGCACCTTCCAGCCCTGTCCAGGTTCCTCCACCACGGGCCAAAACCAGCAGCGTTCATGCTAGCAGCCACCCCAAACTCTCCAAAAAACATGGGGGTCACTCGCCTGTGCGAGAAGGCAAAAGTGGCGCTCCTCCTAAGACTCAAGCGAGTTCTCCACACTCCCTTGTGGTGAAGATCAACCTCAGCTTCCTCTCTAGAGTCCCACAGCAGCCCTCTGCACCCAGGACAGAGAAGAAGGTGTCGCACAGTGACGACATTTCCACTAAAGCTGGCAAAAAGAGACCA GCGGAGAAGAGTAACAAATCTGTGCCTAGGAAACGGTTAAAACTGGACAAAGAGAGCAAGCCACCCCCCTCGCTCGTCTCAGCCCAACTGGACTCCACAAAACCAGC GGTTCCCAAAGGCAGTCCAGAGCaaaaggagaggaggaagaagaagaaaaagaagcaggAGAAGGAAAAGGGCCTTCCAGCTGACACTCAGGCCCAGGCAACAGAGTCTGTGAAGGGGTCAAAGCACAAACCAAGTCTGGGTGAACCTCCAGGCTTCAGAGGACCAGAGGAGGGTGGGGACTCCACGCTCAAGCACAAGAAGAGCTCAGGAAAACGATCTGAGCAGAACAAGACTGGCAAG AAGGCACCAAAGGGCAGCTTTGCAGTACCGGAGTCGGCCCAGCCCTCGTGTGCCCCAGCTCATCACAGAGCCCTGCTTAGATGTGATGAGAG ACAAAATTCTGTGGAGTATCACATGAACGAAGCCAAGAAACTGAAGCACAAAGCTGATGCCATG TCAGATAAAGTTTCCAAAGCCTTCAAGTACCTGGAGGCTGCCATGTCCTTCGTGGAGAGTGGCATTGCCATGGAGTCAGATCCCCACACACCAAAATCAGCTTACACCATGTTCTCTGAAACTGTGGACCTTATCAG atTTATACTAAAGCTGAAAAACTTTCTCGACCCAGCGGCTCCTGCCACCGAGAGAGAGTTTGCAGTTTTATG tATGAAGTGCCAGTCCCTTCTGCAAATGGCCATGTTTCGCTACAAAAGAGAAGCAGCACTTAAGTACTCCAGAACACTCACAGATCATTTCAAG agCTCCAAGTCTGCTCAGGCTCCTTCCCCCTGCATCTCAAA AAGTATGGGCACACCCTCCCCCATCTCTCCCCTGCCTTCCCCAGCCAGCTCGGCCAGCTCCAGCCAAAGCTCCAGCCACAGCTTGGCAGGGTCAGCGAGCACTACGTCAATACCCCAGGTCATCCAGCAGGTGGCGTCATCCTACGTCAACATCACCACACTCTTCCTAAATGCCCATGACACCTGGGAACAGGCCATAGAGCTGGCACAGAGAGGCAGTG ggCTGTTGTTGGCGGTGGACTCTACTTCGGGCCCATTGAGCCTGACCTCCAGCGTGAGTACAATGGCTCGTTACACACGGGAGGGTCTACACTGCCTCAGACTGAGCACCCAGCAGACCCACTGA